Proteins from one Nicotiana tabacum cultivar K326 chromosome 23, ASM71507v2, whole genome shotgun sequence genomic window:
- the LOC107827364 gene encoding protein PELOTA 1 — MKIVRRDLVPDGPGSVKIVPEEADDLWVAYNLIAEGDTVLAITVRKVLREAASGGRDAERVKLKLEVKVENVEYDKEGSALRIRGKNILENEHVKIGAFHTLEIELHRPFVLRKVVWDSLAREVLRQASDPSASADLAVVLMQEGLAHILLIGKSVTITRSRIETSIPRKHGPAIAGYDKALNKFFDNVLQAVIKHVDFKVVRCAVIASPGFTKDQFHRHLLLEAERKQLRPIIENKSRIILVHTTSGYKHSLKEVLEAPNVMNMIKDTKAAKEVQALKEFFAMLSNDPDRACYGPKHVEVAHERMAVQTLLITDELFRSSDVATRKKYANLVDSVKDSGGTALIFSSMHVSGEQLAQLTGIAAILRFPLPELEDIEM, encoded by the exons ATGAAAATTGTTCGCAGAGACCTTGTTCCTGATGGCCCTGGTAGCGTCAAG ATAGTTCCAGAAGAAGCGGATGATTTATGGGTTGCCTATAATCTGATAGCTGAAGGTGATACTGTCTTAGCTATTACTGTCAG GAAGGTTCTAAGGGAAGCTGCTTCTGGAGGAAGAGATGCTGAACGAGTGAAACTGAAATTGGAAGTTAAAGTTGAG AATGTTGAGTACGACAAAGAAGGTTCTGCCTTGCGTATTCGTGGGAAGAATATCCTGGAGAATGAACATGTAAAG ATAGGGGCCTTTCACACTCTGGAGATTGAGCTACACAGGCCTTTTGTGCTAAGAAAG GTGGTATGGGACTCACTGGCGCGGGAGGTTCTTCGTCAAGCTTCTG ATCCATCTGCAAGCGCTGATCTGGCTGTGGTTCTGATGCAAGAAGGATTGGCACACATACTTCTTATTGGTAAAAG CGTGACTATTACTCGTTCTCGTATAGAGACTTCTATACCACGCAAGCATGGACCAGCTATTGCAGGTTATGATAAG GCGTTAAACAAGTTCTTTGATAATGTTCTACAG GCCGTTATTAAGCATGTTGATTTCAAGGTAGTTCGCTGTGCTGTGATTGCAAGTCCAGGATTCACCAAG GATCAGTTTCATCGTCACCTGTTGTTGGAAGCCGAAAGGAAACAGCTAAGACCCATAATAGAAAATAAGTCACGCATAATTCTTGTCCATACAACCTCGGGATACAA ACATAGTTTGAAAGAGGTTTTGGAGGCCCCAAATGTAATGAATATGATAAAAGATACAAAAGCTGCCAAAGAG GTCCAAGCCCTAAAGGAATTTTTCGCCATGCTTTCAAAT GATCCCGACCGTGCATGCTACGGACCAAAGCATGTTGAAGTTGCTCATGAACGAATGGCTGTCCAGACACTTCTCATTACTGATGAGCTCTTTAG GAGTTCTGATGTAGCAACGAGGAAAAAGTATGCTAATCTGGTTGATTCAGTCAAGGATTCAGGTGGTACTGCTCTCATTTTCTCGTCAATGCATGTTTCAGGAGAAC AATTGGCACAGCTAACTGGCATTGCTGCAATCCTTCGTTTTCCTTTGCCGGAACTGGAAGATATAGAGATGTGA